A window from Fretibacterium sp. OH1220_COT-178 encodes these proteins:
- a CDS encoding chromate transporter, whose translation MQRLWSIFTRFFRIGAFTIGGGIVMLGVIESEVRATGEFTDEEIADMIVLATAVPGPIATNLSFVAGKALAGWPGACVAVLGTSLAPFLSILFLSSLILNHLSNPWMIAFFAGASAGVVVVVWNALWKMIKASVFVGLPQIAAFVVTAALLIVWDVHPFLALGAGALVSIAGGWLKAGSGAGSGSPS comes from the coding sequence ATGCAGCGTCTTTGGTCCATCTTTACGCGCTTTTTCAGGATCGGAGCCTTCACCATCGGGGGCGGGATCGTCATGCTGGGGGTCATCGAGTCCGAGGTGCGCGCCACGGGCGAGTTCACGGACGAGGAGATCGCGGACATGATCGTCCTGGCGACGGCCGTGCCCGGCCCTATCGCGACGAACCTCTCCTTTGTGGCGGGCAAAGCCCTGGCGGGATGGCCGGGGGCGTGCGTCGCCGTTCTCGGAACGTCGCTGGCCCCGTTCCTGAGCATCCTCTTCCTCTCCTCGCTCATCCTGAATCATCTCTCGAACCCCTGGATGATCGCCTTCTTCGCGGGCGCCTCCGCGGGGGTCGTGGTGGTGGTCTGGAACGCCCTGTGGAAGATGATCAAGGCCTCGGTGTTCGTCGGCCTGCCCCAGATAGCGGCCTTCGTCGTGACGGCGGCCCTGCTGATCGTCTGGGACGTCCATCCCTTCCTCGCTCTGGGGGCGGGGGCGCTGGTCTCCATCGCCGGGGGTTGGCTGAAAGCGGGCTCCGGGGCCGGATCGGGGAGCCCGTCATGA
- a CDS encoding thioredoxin family protein, which produces MDTDKTEEMRLDLSSGVSFERYVELWDEESGRILLEQARTPRESAVFGEAVGKFAGSIVLAVFSKVGCPDCLFLAPFLKRMEDRNPRIRVVFFRREDHLKLVLAATGVTRVPTVLPFTNGGVLLKGAFVGHPRRVDEDWEAAGDASSRRAVTQAYRSGEAYGPDLEKELLALLQSDSPFGRAGEGVRSASLGFSSQIVYLPYPDPRRAADFYERHLKLELLQASETLRLYRVSDSSLLGIVRGPRAEWGRSDASVEHPDSVAVTLVTDDAIGWHDSLRAQGVPVGDYAFMYQEKVPFRRFLINDPEGYTLEVRQFVDAGPS; this is translated from the coding sequence ATGGATACGGACAAAACGGAGGAAATGCGTCTCGATCTCTCGTCGGGCGTCTCCTTCGAACGGTACGTCGAGCTCTGGGACGAGGAGTCCGGGCGCATTTTGCTGGAACAGGCCCGGACCCCGAGGGAGTCCGCGGTTTTCGGGGAGGCGGTCGGGAAGTTTGCGGGGTCGATCGTCTTGGCCGTGTTCTCCAAGGTGGGGTGTCCCGATTGCCTGTTTCTGGCGCCGTTTCTGAAGCGCATGGAGGACAGGAACCCGAGAATCCGCGTCGTCTTCTTCAGGAGAGAGGACCATTTGAAACTGGTGCTTGCCGCCACCGGGGTCACGCGTGTTCCCACGGTGCTGCCCTTTACGAACGGCGGAGTGCTCCTGAAGGGGGCCTTCGTCGGGCACCCGAGGCGGGTCGACGAGGATTGGGAGGCCGCCGGGGACGCTTCGTCCAGGAGGGCGGTCACGCAGGCCTATCGATCGGGGGAGGCGTATGGGCCCGATTTGGAGAAGGAGCTTCTGGCCCTGCTGCAAAGCGATAGTCCTTTTGGCCGGGCTGGGGAGGGGGTTCGGAGCGCGTCGTTGGGATTCTCGTCTCAAATTGTGTATCTCCCCTATCCGGACCCCCGACGTGCGGCCGATTTTTACGAACGCCATCTGAAGCTCGAGCTTCTGCAGGCCAGCGAGACCCTGCGCCTTTACCGCGTTTCGGACAGCTCTTTGCTGGGGATCGTCCGGGGGCCTAGGGCCGAATGGGGGCGGAGCGACGCCTCGGTGGAGCATCCGGATTCGGTGGCGGTCACGTTGGTGACCGACGACGCGATCGGCTGGCACGATTCCCTGAGGGCCCAGGGAGTTCCGGTGGGAGATTATGCGTTCATGTATCAGGAGAAAGTCCCCTTTCGGCGTTTTCTGATCAACGATCCGGAGGGGTATACCCTGGAGGTTCGGCAGTTCGTGGATGCGGGACCTTCGTAA
- a CDS encoding ABC transporter ATP-binding protein — protein sequence MSEPLLVVRDLKKYFKVAGGTVHAVDGVSFSLNEGETLGLVGESGCGKSTTGRVIVRLTEATSGSVVYKGKDVLALKGAEMTAMRREMQIIFQDPFSSLDPRKTLGDTIGKPLYIHRVGTRAERERRVEELMDFVGLSSRLYNKYPHELDGGRRQRVGIARALALNPSFIVCDEPVSALDVSIQAQILNLLSELQERLRLAYLFVSHDLSVIRHLSDRVAVMYLGKIVELAATRDLFVSTLHPYSQALLSAVPIPRLRRSRERIILTGGVPSPIDPPSGCRFRTRCRYAFPLCAEQEPPLTDRGGGHFVACHLDA from the coding sequence ATGAGCGAGCCGTTGCTGGTCGTACGCGACCTGAAGAAGTATTTCAAGGTGGCGGGGGGGACCGTTCACGCCGTGGACGGGGTGTCCTTCTCGCTGAACGAGGGCGAGACCCTGGGGCTGGTGGGGGAGTCCGGGTGCGGCAAGTCGACGACTGGCCGCGTCATCGTCCGCCTGACCGAGGCGACGTCGGGTTCCGTGGTCTACAAGGGCAAGGATGTGCTGGCGCTTAAAGGCGCGGAGATGACGGCCATGCGCAGGGAGATGCAGATCATCTTCCAGGACCCGTTCTCCTCGCTCGATCCCCGCAAGACGCTGGGGGATACGATCGGAAAGCCGCTCTACATCCACAGGGTCGGGACCCGGGCGGAGCGGGAGCGGCGGGTGGAGGAGCTCATGGATTTCGTCGGCCTGAGCTCCAGGCTCTACAACAAGTACCCTCACGAGCTGGACGGCGGACGGCGCCAGCGCGTCGGCATCGCCAGGGCCCTGGCTCTGAATCCCAGCTTCATCGTGTGCGACGAGCCGGTGTCCGCGCTCGACGTCTCGATTCAGGCCCAGATCCTGAACCTCCTGAGCGAGCTTCAGGAGCGTCTGAGGCTGGCCTATCTTTTCGTGTCCCACGACCTCTCGGTGATCCGGCACCTCAGCGACCGCGTGGCGGTCATGTACCTGGGGAAGATCGTCGAGCTGGCCGCGACCCGCGATCTCTTCGTCAGCACCCTGCACCCCTACTCCCAGGCCCTTCTGTCCGCGGTGCCCATCCCCCGCTTGCGGCGGTCGCGGGAAAGGATTATCCTTACGGGTGGGGTTCCGAGCCCGATCGACCCGCCGTCGGGGTGCCGGTTCCGAACGCGCTGCCGGTACGCCTTCCCGCTCTGTGCGGAACAGGAACCCCCTCTGACGGACCGCGGCGGAGGCCACTTCGTCGCGTGTCACCTGGACGCCTGA
- a CDS encoding ABC transporter permease — MGNVQTASPGRVRESRQSRLGELWRRLRSNKGAVLGLVVILLLTLMAIFAPYLAPYDPNKMNSGPRLAPPSWKHPLGTDNFGRDQLSRIIYGARISLYVGFIAVGIGAFFGGFIGAVVGYYGGRIDNLLMRLMDVLLAVPQIILAIAIVGALGANLLNLMIAVGVSQIPRYARIVRASALSVRGQEFVEAARAIGASDLRIITENILPNCMAPIIVQSTLGVAAAILSAAALSFLGLGIQPPTAEWGSMLSLGRQYMRNAPHLTFFPGLVIAMVVLALNLFGDGLRDALDPRLRQ; from the coding sequence ATGGGAAACGTTCAAACGGCCTCTCCGGGCCGCGTTCGGGAGAGCCGGCAGAGCCGGCTGGGCGAGCTGTGGCGCCGTCTCCGCAGCAACAAGGGGGCCGTGCTGGGCCTCGTCGTCATCCTTTTGCTGACCTTGATGGCGATCTTCGCGCCCTATCTGGCGCCGTACGATCCCAATAAGATGAACTCCGGCCCGAGGCTGGCCCCGCCCTCCTGGAAACATCCGCTCGGGACCGACAACTTCGGCCGCGACCAGCTCAGCCGGATCATCTATGGAGCGCGGATATCCCTCTACGTCGGTTTCATCGCGGTGGGGATCGGGGCTTTCTTCGGCGGCTTCATAGGGGCCGTCGTGGGCTACTATGGGGGCCGAATCGACAACCTCCTGATGCGGCTGATGGACGTTCTGCTCGCGGTTCCGCAGATCATCCTGGCGATCGCCATCGTCGGGGCGCTGGGGGCCAACCTGCTGAACCTGATGATCGCGGTGGGCGTCAGCCAGATCCCGCGCTATGCGCGCATCGTCCGCGCCTCCGCGCTGTCGGTGCGCGGCCAGGAGTTCGTGGAGGCGGCCCGCGCCATCGGGGCCAGCGACCTCCGAATCATCACGGAGAACATCCTGCCCAACTGCATGGCCCCGATCATCGTTCAGAGCACCCTGGGCGTGGCCGCGGCGATCCTCTCCGCAGCCGCCCTGAGCTTCCTGGGGCTCGGCATACAGCCCCCGACGGCGGAGTGGGGGTCCATGCTCAGTCTGGGGCGGCAGTACATGCGCAACGCGCCGCACCTCACCTTTTTCCCGGGACTGGTCATCGCCATGGTCGTCCTGGCCCTGAATCTCTTCGGGGACGGGCTGCGCGACGCCCTCGACCCCCGGCTGCGCCAGTGA
- a CDS encoding ABC transporter ATP-binding protein, which yields MCALLNVKDLRVKYRTFEGTVHAVNGVSFEIGEKETLGLVGESGAGKTTTALSLMRLIPSPPGIVESGEIFFDGRALHSLPEEDMKQVRGNQISMIFQDPMTSLNPVLTVGLQIAEVIAAHQRVGAAEAMKRAEALMEKVQIPGARSREYPHEFSGGMRQRIGIAMALACNPRLIIADEPTTALDVTVQAQVIELIRELRDEMSTAMMLITHDLGVVGEVCDHVAVMYAGEIVEKGELEQIFDRPKHPYTRGLFQCIPDIEEENSVIRPILGLMPDPFNLPSGCPFHPRCPECLEVCRTVPPPSCERDGHFVLCHLHAEGGTRG from the coding sequence ATGTGCGCTTTGCTGAACGTGAAAGATCTGCGTGTGAAATACCGAACGTTCGAGGGGACCGTGCACGCCGTAAACGGCGTCAGCTTCGAGATCGGCGAGAAGGAAACCCTGGGGTTGGTCGGGGAGAGCGGTGCGGGCAAGACCACGACGGCCCTCTCGCTGATGCGCCTGATCCCGTCCCCTCCCGGCATCGTCGAGAGCGGCGAGATCTTCTTCGACGGACGTGCGCTCCATTCGCTCCCCGAGGAGGACATGAAGCAGGTGCGGGGCAACCAGATCTCCATGATCTTCCAGGACCCCATGACCTCGCTCAACCCCGTGCTCACCGTGGGGCTCCAGATTGCGGAGGTGATCGCGGCCCATCAGCGCGTCGGTGCGGCCGAGGCCATGAAGCGGGCCGAGGCCCTGATGGAGAAGGTCCAGATCCCGGGCGCCCGAAGCCGCGAGTACCCCCACGAGTTCAGCGGGGGGATGCGCCAGCGCATCGGCATCGCCATGGCCCTGGCCTGCAACCCCCGTCTGATCATCGCGGACGAGCCCACGACGGCCCTCGACGTGACCGTGCAGGCGCAGGTCATCGAGCTGATCCGCGAGCTCCGCGACGAGATGTCGACGGCCATGATGCTGATCACCCACGACCTCGGCGTCGTCGGGGAGGTGTGCGATCACGTCGCGGTCATGTACGCGGGGGAGATCGTCGAGAAGGGGGAGCTGGAACAGATCTTCGATCGCCCCAAGCATCCCTACACCCGGGGTCTGTTCCAGTGCATCCCCGACATCGAGGAGGAGAACTCGGTCATTCGGCCCATCCTCGGCCTGATGCCGGACCCGTTCAACCTGCCCTCGGGGTGCCCCTTCCATCCGCGGTGTCCCGAGTGCCTCGAGGTCTGCCGCACGGTCCCGCCGCCCTCTTGCGAACGGGACGGACATTTCGTCCTCTGTCATCTCCATGCCGAAGGGGGGACTCGCGGATGA
- a CDS encoding glutathione ABC transporter substrate-binding protein, with the protein MQRWKKVCGVLFASAVLLTAGAGLAGAETVLRVALLSDISGLDPHKITDVYSGTVLRQVYNALIQPDANMEFKGDLAESWENPDDLTWIFHLRKGVLFHNGEEFTADDVKFTFDRMLDPATASPGVTHIREIEKVEVVDRYTVKIVTKTPFAPLLSSLGRYEMCMLNEKAVKEAGEEYNKKPVGTGPFMLDIWRPGDRVEVKKFDKYFEGEPKVDRIVFRGIPEDATRVIELESGGVDLCIDFPAQDFDRLQSEGKFTVYEKPSVPSNYYAFNVEATPFQDKRVRQALNYAVDVDVIIDSIYFGKAVKSRGPMSERVWGFDETLPEDPYPYDVEKAKALLAEAGYPNGFKMKLYASTQTASRSTAELFQGFFAEVGIEAEVVSLEWGAYLAETRKGVDGMFTLGWSGTGDADGALTYLYDSKNIGSSNRARWNDPKFDEFLAEGRRTLDPEKRKAVYKEAQRYFNEEVPIVLMLSRKNLCASSPKVKGFEIYPNNVYRLFNVSLEK; encoded by the coding sequence ATGCAGCGGTGGAAAAAGGTATGTGGGGTTTTGTTTGCCTCGGCGGTTCTGCTGACCGCAGGGGCGGGGCTTGCCGGGGCGGAGACCGTCCTGAGGGTGGCTTTGTTGTCGGATATCAGCGGCCTGGACCCGCACAAGATTACGGACGTCTACTCGGGCACGGTGCTGAGGCAGGTCTACAACGCCCTGATCCAGCCGGACGCCAACATGGAGTTCAAGGGGGATCTGGCGGAGTCCTGGGAGAACCCGGACGACCTCACGTGGATCTTCCACCTGCGCAAGGGCGTCCTGTTCCATAACGGCGAGGAGTTCACCGCCGACGACGTCAAGTTCACCTTCGACCGCATGCTGGACCCTGCGACGGCATCCCCCGGGGTGACGCACATCCGGGAGATCGAGAAGGTCGAGGTCGTGGACAGATACACCGTGAAGATCGTGACGAAGACCCCCTTCGCGCCCCTGCTCTCCAGCCTCGGCCGCTACGAGATGTGCATGCTGAACGAGAAGGCCGTCAAGGAGGCGGGGGAGGAGTACAACAAGAAGCCCGTCGGCACGGGGCCGTTCATGCTGGACATCTGGCGCCCCGGCGATCGGGTCGAGGTGAAAAAGTTCGATAAATACTTCGAGGGCGAGCCCAAGGTGGACCGGATCGTCTTCCGGGGCATCCCCGAGGACGCCACGCGGGTCATCGAGCTGGAGTCGGGCGGCGTGGATCTCTGCATCGATTTCCCCGCGCAGGATTTCGACCGCCTTCAGTCCGAGGGCAAGTTCACGGTCTACGAGAAGCCGTCGGTGCCCTCGAACTACTACGCCTTCAACGTGGAGGCCACGCCCTTCCAGGACAAGCGGGTGCGCCAGGCTCTGAACTACGCCGTGGACGTGGACGTCATCATCGACTCGATCTACTTCGGAAAGGCCGTGAAGAGCCGCGGACCGATGTCCGAGCGGGTCTGGGGCTTCGACGAGACGCTTCCCGAGGATCCGTACCCCTATGACGTCGAGAAGGCCAAGGCGCTCCTCGCCGAGGCGGGATATCCCAACGGCTTCAAAATGAAGCTCTATGCCAGCACTCAGACGGCCTCCCGCTCCACGGCGGAGCTGTTCCAGGGATTCTTCGCCGAAGTCGGCATCGAGGCGGAGGTCGTGTCCCTGGAGTGGGGCGCGTATCTGGCCGAGACCCGCAAGGGCGTCGACGGCATGTTCACCCTGGGCTGGAGCGGGACGGGCGACGCCGACGGCGCACTGACGTACCTCTACGATTCCAAGAACATCGGCTCCTCGAACCGCGCCCGCTGGAACGATCCCAAGTTCGACGAATTCCTGGCCGAGGGGCGCCGGACGCTGGACCCCGAGAAGCGCAAGGCGGTCTACAAGGAGGCTCAGCGCTACTTCAACGAGGAGGTCCCCATCGTCCTGATGCTCTCCCGTAAGAATCTGTGTGCGTCGAGCCCGAAGGTCAAGGGGTTCGAGATCTACCCCAACAACGTCTACAGGCTGTTCAACGTATCCCTGGAGAAGTAG
- a CDS encoding gamma-glutamyltransferase family protein: MNFDATRYRYPSCRTVVFGSRGMVATGQPLAAQAGLDILKKGGNAVDAAVATAACLTVVEPTANGIGGDCFALVWAEGRLHGLNASGPAPALADADALREAGHGAMPKYGWVPVTVPGAPGGWAELVGRFGRLPLAQVLAPAVACASEGYAVSPVAARMWRNAFRKYSDQCRGEEFRNWFETFCPEGRAPEPGEVWRSLDHARTLAQIAESGARAFYEGDIAERIDAFSARCGGWLRATDLAAYRPEWVEPLSVNYRGYDVWEIPPNGHGIAALMALNLLKGFDLPADRERPDVYHLQIEAMKLAFADALAYVADPRYMTCTAGDLLSEGYAAERRRLIGAAALDPVPGSPARGGTVYLAAADGEGNMVSMIQSNYMGFGSGLVVPETGIALHNRGNNFSLDPRSPNCLAPGKKPYHTIIPGFLSRGGRPVGPFGVMGGFMQPQGHLQVVSNLVDFGMNPQEALDAPRWQWTEGLGVQVERGVSVDVARGLADRGHDIRMMYDPTPFGRGEIIARTVHGTLAGGTEPRTDGCVAAW, encoded by the coding sequence ATGAACTTCGATGCGACGCGCTACCGATATCCCTCCTGCCGTACCGTGGTGTTCGGCTCCCGGGGCATGGTCGCCACCGGGCAGCCGCTGGCCGCTCAGGCGGGACTGGATATCCTGAAGAAGGGCGGCAACGCCGTGGATGCGGCCGTCGCGACGGCCGCATGCCTGACCGTCGTGGAGCCCACCGCCAACGGGATAGGGGGGGACTGTTTTGCCCTGGTCTGGGCGGAGGGGCGCCTTCACGGGCTGAACGCGAGCGGCCCCGCGCCGGCGTTGGCGGACGCCGATGCCCTGCGCGAGGCGGGGCACGGAGCGATGCCGAAGTACGGCTGGGTGCCCGTCACGGTCCCGGGGGCCCCCGGCGGGTGGGCGGAATTGGTGGGGCGGTTCGGCAGGCTCCCTCTGGCACAGGTGCTGGCCCCGGCCGTCGCCTGCGCATCGGAGGGGTACGCCGTTTCCCCGGTCGCGGCGCGGATGTGGCGGAATGCCTTCAGAAAATACTCCGATCAGTGCCGCGGCGAGGAGTTTCGGAACTGGTTCGAAACCTTCTGCCCCGAGGGGCGTGCGCCAGAGCCCGGGGAGGTCTGGCGCTCTTTGGACCACGCGCGAACCCTCGCCCAGATCGCGGAGAGCGGGGCGAGGGCCTTTTACGAGGGCGATATCGCCGAACGGATCGACGCCTTCTCGGCGCGGTGCGGCGGCTGGCTTCGGGCCACGGACCTGGCCGCCTATCGGCCCGAGTGGGTCGAGCCCCTGTCCGTGAACTACCGGGGCTACGACGTCTGGGAGATCCCCCCGAACGGGCACGGCATCGCGGCTCTCATGGCCCTGAACCTGCTCAAGGGGTTCGACCTGCCGGCCGACCGCGAGAGGCCGGATGTCTACCACCTCCAGATCGAGGCGATGAAACTGGCCTTTGCGGATGCGCTGGCCTATGTCGCCGACCCTCGCTACATGACCTGCACGGCCGGCGACCTGCTCTCCGAGGGCTATGCGGCCGAGCGGCGCAGGCTGATCGGGGCCGCTGCGCTCGACCCCGTCCCGGGGAGCCCGGCGCGGGGAGGCACGGTCTACCTGGCCGCGGCCGACGGGGAGGGGAACATGGTCTCCATGATCCAGAGCAACTACATGGGCTTCGGTTCGGGGCTGGTGGTCCCGGAGACGGGCATCGCCCTCCACAACCGCGGCAACAACTTCAGCCTGGATCCCCGGTCTCCGAACTGCCTGGCCCCCGGAAAGAAGCCCTATCACACGATCATCCCGGGCTTTTTGTCGAGGGGCGGCCGCCCCGTGGGGCCCTTTGGGGTCATGGGGGGCTTCATGCAGCCTCAGGGACATCTCCAGGTGGTCTCGAACCTGGTCGACTTCGGGATGAATCCGCAGGAGGCCCTGGACGCGCCGCGCTGGCAGTGGACGGAGGGGCTTGGCGTTCAGGTGGAGCGGGGGGTATCCGTCGACGTCGCCAGAGGCCTGGCCGACCGGGGGCACGACATCCGGATGATGTACGACCCGACGCCGTTCGGGCGGGGAGAGATCATCGCGAGGACGGTTCACGGCACCCTGGCCGGGGGGACCGAGCCGCGGACGGACGGATGCGTCGCCGCCTGGTGA
- the nikB gene encoding nickel ABC transporter permease has translation MLRYISRRILFLIPVLIGVSLLIFSIIHLAPGDPAETMLGPSATAQDLEELRAQLGLNEPLTVQYLSFMARAVRGDFGRSIRTNNPVLEEIVDRFKPTLELASWSMLLAVAMGIPLGIAAALRQNTWIDTLCNFVALLGFSLPGFWLGLMLMLTFSIMLPVLPSSGYGSWKQLIMPTIVLGTNTMAVIARMTRSSMLEVIRQDYVRTAKAKGLAWRLILSRHILSNVLIPVVTVAGLYFGNMLGGVVITETIFSIPGVGRLIIDAIRFHDYPVVQGGVLFFAFCLSLVNLGVDLIYALLDPRIKAQYRAG, from the coding sequence ATGCTGCGTTATATTTCGAGGCGAATTTTGTTTCTGATACCGGTGTTGATCGGGGTCTCACTCCTGATCTTCTCGATCATTCACCTTGCCCCCGGCGATCCCGCCGAGACCATGCTGGGGCCGAGCGCGACGGCGCAGGACCTCGAGGAGCTGCGGGCTCAGCTCGGCCTGAACGAACCCCTGACGGTCCAGTACCTGTCCTTTATGGCCCGAGCGGTGCGCGGGGATTTCGGCCGCTCGATCCGCACCAACAACCCCGTGCTGGAGGAGATCGTCGACCGGTTCAAGCCCACGCTCGAACTGGCCTCCTGGAGCATGTTGCTGGCGGTAGCGATGGGCATTCCCCTGGGCATCGCCGCGGCCCTTCGGCAGAACACCTGGATCGACACCCTCTGCAACTTCGTGGCCCTTCTGGGCTTCTCGCTGCCGGGCTTCTGGCTGGGGCTGATGCTGATGCTGACGTTCTCCATCATGCTCCCGGTGCTGCCGTCCTCCGGGTACGGGTCCTGGAAACAGCTCATCATGCCGACGATCGTCTTGGGCACGAACACCATGGCGGTCATCGCGCGCATGACGCGTTCGAGCATGCTGGAGGTCATCCGCCAGGACTACGTCCGGACGGCGAAGGCCAAGGGACTGGCCTGGCGGCTCATCCTGTCGCGCCACATCCTCAGCAACGTGCTGATCCCCGTCGTGACGGTCGCAGGGCTCTACTTCGGCAACATGCTGGGCGGGGTCGTGATCACGGAGACGATCTTCTCGATCCCCGGGGTGGGGCGGCTGATCATCGACGCGATCCGCTTCCACGACTACCCCGTCGTCCAGGGGGGCGTCCTGTTTTTCGCGTTCTGTCTGAGCCTCGTCAACCTCGGGGTCGATCTGATCTACGCCCTGCTGGACCCCAGGATCAAGGCCCAGTACCGGGCGGGCTAG
- a CDS encoding ABC transporter substrate-binding protein — MCTVVAWAAFAGAASAEVVLRVAQMSDISTLDPHKAADAYSANVMRQVYNALVQPDPNMEFKGDLAESWENPDDLTWLFHLRKGVLFHNGEEFTADDVKFTLERMLDPKTASPGVTHIREVDKVEVVDRYTVRIVTKAPYAPLISNLGRYEMCMLNEKAVREAGEDYGRHPVGTGPFMLDVWRPGDRVELKKFDKYFEGMPKVDRMVFRGIPEEATRVIELESGGVDICIDLPAQDYARIKAEGRFKVYEKPSITSNYYAFNAQATPFQDKRVRQALNYAVDVDALIDAIYFGMAVKSRGPMTEQIWGFDETLPEDPYPYDVEKAKALLVEAGYPNGFKTKLYSSTQSQSRATAEQFQAFFAEVGIEAEVVSLEWGAYLAETRKGVDGMFTLGWSGTGDADGALSYLYDSKNIGSSNRAHWADSKFDELMAEGRRTLDPEKRKAIYREAQRYFNEEVPIVLMHSRKLLCGSSPKVNGFEIYPNQVYRLFNVSMEP, encoded by the coding sequence TTGTGCACGGTCGTTGCCTGGGCGGCGTTCGCGGGGGCGGCGTCCGCGGAGGTGGTGCTGAGGGTGGCGCAGATGTCCGACATCAGCACCCTGGATCCTCACAAAGCGGCGGACGCGTATTCGGCCAACGTCATGAGGCAGGTTTACAACGCGCTGGTGCAGCCGGACCCGAACATGGAGTTCAAGGGCGACCTGGCGGAATCCTGGGAGAATCCGGATGACCTCACCTGGCTCTTCCATCTGCGCAAAGGCGTGCTGTTCCACAACGGCGAGGAGTTCACCGCCGACGACGTGAAATTCACCCTGGAGCGGATGCTGGACCCCAAGACGGCCTCTCCCGGCGTGACCCATATCCGGGAGGTCGACAAGGTCGAGGTTGTGGACAGGTACACCGTCAGGATCGTGACGAAGGCTCCCTATGCGCCTCTGATATCGAACCTGGGCCGCTACGAGATGTGCATGCTGAACGAGAAGGCGGTCCGGGAGGCCGGGGAGGACTACGGCAGGCATCCCGTCGGCACGGGGCCGTTCATGCTGGACGTCTGGCGTCCGGGGGATCGGGTGGAGCTGAAGAAGTTCGACAAGTACTTCGAGGGGATGCCGAAGGTCGATCGAATGGTCTTCCGCGGCATTCCGGAGGAGGCCACCCGGGTCATCGAGCTGGAGTCCGGCGGTGTGGACATCTGCATCGACCTCCCGGCTCAGGATTACGCCCGGATCAAGGCCGAGGGCAGGTTCAAGGTCTACGAGAAGCCGAGCATCACCTCGAACTACTACGCGTTCAACGCGCAGGCGACGCCCTTCCAGGACAAGCGGGTGCGCCAGGCGCTGAACTATGCCGTGGACGTCGATGCGCTGATCGATGCCATCTATTTCGGCATGGCGGTGAAGAGCCGCGGTCCCATGACCGAGCAGATCTGGGGCTTCGACGAGACGCTCCCCGAGGACCCGTATCCCTACGACGTGGAGAAGGCCAAGGCGCTCCTCGTGGAGGCGGGCTACCCCAACGGCTTCAAGACGAAGCTTTATTCCAGCACGCAGAGCCAGTCCCGAGCGACTGCGGAGCAGTTTCAGGCCTTTTTCGCCGAGGTGGGAATCGAGGCGGAGGTCGTGTCCCTGGAGTGGGGCGCGTATCTGGCCGAGACCCGCAAAGGGGTGGACGGCATGTTCACCCTGGGCTGGAGCGGAACGGGCGACGCGGACGGCGCGCTCTCCTACCTTTACGATTCCAAGAACATCGGTTCCTCGAACCGCGCCCATTGGGCCGATTCCAAGTTCGACGAGCTGATGGCCGAGGGGCGCCGGACGCTGGACCCCGAGAAGCGCAAGGCCATATACCGAGAGGCCCAGCGCTACTTCAACGAGGAGGTGCCCATCGTCCTGATGCACTCCCGAAAGCTCCTGTGCGGTTCCAGCCCGAAGGTCAACGGGTTTGAGATCTATCCCAACCAGGTCTACCGCCTGTTCAACGTTTCCATGGAGCCCTAG
- a CDS encoding chromate transporter: MAESGLRGRIGEPVMSTLAMLVAVFAKVAMGAFGGGLATIPFIHHELVVVRPWLTETMFAQTISLAQMTPGPVALNSATFVGYRLAGFWGSLWASVALVGTPVLVIALLLGLIALASEGMRRHIEAFQRALRPAVAGLLLVAFYTLARPLIPRDVSSLRALLPGLLPAGLVAVCFALSRLRIFKAYPQLLILASAVAGLCLKGLLP; this comes from the coding sequence TTGGCTGAAAGCGGGCTCCGGGGCCGGATCGGGGAGCCCGTCATGAGCACCCTGGCGATGCTGGTCGCGGTCTTCGCCAAGGTCGCGATGGGGGCCTTCGGCGGAGGGCTCGCGACGATCCCGTTCATCCACCACGAGCTGGTCGTGGTGCGGCCCTGGCTCACGGAGACGATGTTCGCCCAGACCATCTCCCTGGCCCAGATGACTCCGGGCCCCGTGGCCCTGAACTCCGCGACCTTCGTGGGGTACCGTCTGGCGGGTTTTTGGGGCTCGCTTTGGGCCAGCGTAGCCCTCGTGGGCACACCGGTGCTGGTGATCGCGCTCCTGCTGGGGCTGATCGCCCTGGCCTCGGAGGGGATGCGGAGGCACATCGAGGCCTTTCAGAGGGCACTGCGTCCGGCTGTGGCGGGCCTGCTCCTGGTCGCGTTCTACACGCTGGCCCGTCCGCTGATCCCCCGGGACGTCTCCTCCCTGCGGGCGCTCCTGCCCGGGCTGCTTCCGGCGGGACTGGTTGCGGTCTGCTTCGCCCTGTCCCGGCTGCGCATCTTCAAAGCGTATCCGCAGCTCCTGATCTTGGCCTCGGCCGTGGCGGGGCTGTGTCTGAAGGGGCTCCTGCCCTAG